A genomic window from Vitis riparia cultivar Riparia Gloire de Montpellier isolate 1030 chromosome 16, EGFV_Vit.rip_1.0, whole genome shotgun sequence includes:
- the LOC117933426 gene encoding uncharacterized protein LOC117933426: MERLLDSGSADGAGIRHIYHGHVFSDYCIRSQSDRHLSLVQGSAFQHSIVPFSKRCVSRRVSVDLSVQDCSSIGLDLVAWIPRTLLSLRKAPLPRLLLNNVSCMRNGHQILRHTNVSLHDGSALVLSGYPNNSKLDLHNIQITRF, translated from the exons ATGGAAAGATTGCTGGACTCTGGAAGTGCTGATGGTGCAGGAATACGGCATATCTACCACGGACACGTATTCTCCGACTATTGCATAAGA TCCCAGTCCGATCGGCATTTGTCACTTGTCCAGGGCTCTGCGTTTCAGCACTCAATCGTCCCCTTCTCCAAACGCTGCGTCTCACGCCGCGTATCGGTCGATCTCTCGGTTCAAG ATTGTTCATCCATTGGGCTGGATTTGGTTGCTTGGATTCCCAGAACCCTATTGTCTCTACGAAAAGCCCCACTTCCTAGGCTCCTCCTCAATAATGTGTCTTGCATGAGGAACGGGCACCAAATCCTGCGGCATACAAATGTCTCTCTTCATGATGGTAGTGCACTGGTGCTGTCTGGTTATCCAAATAACAGTAAATTAGATTTGCACAATATACAAATCACGCGCTTTTAG
- the LOC117933428 gene encoding rust resistance kinase Lr10-like: MTHNFKNKLGQGGFGFVYKGKLQSGRIVAVKMLVMSKANGQDFINEVATIGRIHHVNVVRLVGFCIQRSKWALVYDFMPNGSLDKFVFLDQGNNIPLNWERLYKIALGVGRGIEYLHQGCDMQILHFDIKPHNILLDEDFTPKVSDFGLAKLYSTNDSIVSITAARGTLGYIAPELFYKNIGGVSFKADVYSFGMLLLEMVGKRKNVNAFAEHSSQIYFPSWIYNRYDQEEDMKMGDATEDEKRYVRKMVIVALWCIQMKPINRPSMSKALEMLEGEVELLEMPPKPTLYSEEMLVEDHMSNPIEAPISLCNSLGTITLDGR; this comes from the exons ATGActcataattttaagaataaattaggTCAAGGAGGTTTTGGCTTTGTGTATAAAGGAAAACTCCAAAGTGGTCGCATTGTAGCTGTAAAAATGTTAGTTATGTCAAAAGCTAATGGGCAAGATTTCATCAATGAAGTTGCTACAATCGGAAGGATTCATCATGTTAATGTTGTGAGACTTGTTGGATTTTGTATACAGAGATCAAAATGGGCTCTTGTATATGACTTCATGCCGAATGGGTCTCTTGATAAGTTTGTTTTTCTTGACCAAGGAAACAACATTCCCTTGAATTGGGAAAGATTATACAAGATTGCACTTGGAGTGGGACGTGGGATTGAATACTTACATCAGGGATGTGACATGCAAATTCTCCATTTTGATATCAAGCCACACAACATTCTTCTTGATGAAGACTTCACACCAAAAGTTTCAGATTTTGGTCTTGCCAAATTATATTCAACAAATGATAGTATTGTATCCATCACTGCTGCTAGAGGAACCTTGGGCTACATTGCTCCTGAATTGTTCTACAAAAACATTGGAGGTGTATCATTTAAGGccgatgtttatagttttggaatgttgttaTTGGAAATGGTGGGGAAAAGGAAGAATGTGAATGCATTTGCAGAACATTCTAGTCAAATATATTTCCCATCATGGATTTATAATAGATATGATCAAGAAGAGGACATGAAAATGGGAGATGCCACTGAGGATGAAAAAAGGTATGTAAGGAAAATG GTGATAGTTGCACTATGGTGTATACAGATGAAGCCCATAAACCGTCCTTCAATGAGCAAAGCCTTGGAGATGTTGGAAGGAGAGGTTGAGTTATTAGAAATGCCTCCGAAGCCTACTCTATACTCTGAGGAAATGTTAGTTGAGGATCATATGAGCAATCCAATAGAAGCACCAATTTCCTTGTGCAATTCCCTGGGTACAATTACATTAGATGGAAGGTAG
- the LOC117933429 gene encoding rust resistance kinase Lr10-like yields MVTGTIFGFFLLMLVIAMFYRLYSSNKSERENRIKVKRFLEDYEALKPSRYSYADIKRITNQFKDALGQGGYGTVYKGKLSNEVFVAVKILNNSQGNGEEFINEVATMGTIHHVNIVRLVGFCADRFKRALIYEHLPNESLEKFIFSRVVKNYSLSWKKLQEIAIGIAKGIEYLHQGCDQRILHFDIKPHNILLDHNFNPKISDFGLAKLCSKEQSAVSMIVARGTIGYIAPEVLSRNFGNVSYKSDVYIFGMLLLEMVGGRKNIDVSVESTSQVYFPEWIYNHLDIGEELYIRIEEKGDVEIVKKLAIVGLSCIQWYPMDRPSMKIVAQMLEGKGGKLTIPPNPFASTTPTKTNLSKPRSAFQQELAIISEVE; encoded by the exons ATGGTAACag GCACAATCTTTGGTTTCTTTCTACTTATGTTAGTAATTGCTATGTTTTATCGTCTTTATAGCTCAAATAAATCAGAAAGAGAGAATAGAATAAAGGTTAAAAGGTTTTTGGAAGACTATGAAGCTCTCAAGCCCTCAAGATACTCCTATGCTGATATTAAAAGGATTACAAATCAATTCAAAGATGCATTAGGCCAAGGAGGTTATGGAACCGTGTACAAGGGAAAGCTTtcaaatgaagtttttgttgcAGTAAAAATCCTTAATAATTCTCAGGGAAATGGGGAAGAGTTCATTAATGAAGTGGCAACAATGGGTACAATCCACCATGTTAATATAGTTCGCTTAGTTGGATTTTGTGCTGATAGATTTAAACGAGCTCTAATTTATGAGCACTTACCAAATGAGTCATTAGagaagttcatattttcaagAGTTGTTAAGAACTATTCACTTAGTTGgaagaaacttcaagaaattgCTATAGGTATAGCGAAAGGAATTGAGTATCTTCATCAAGGTTGTGATCAAAGAATCctccattttgatatcaaacctCATAATATTTTACTTGATCACAATTTTAATCCAAAGATTTCTGACTTTGGTTTAGCCAAATTGTGCTCTAAGGAACAAAGTGCAGTTTCTATGATAGTTGCAAGGGGAACAATAGGCTACATTGCTCCAGAAGTGTTGTCTAGGAATTTTGGGAATGTGTCTTATAAGTCAGATGTTTATATTTTTGGAATGTTGTTACTTGAAATGGTTGGAGGGAGGAAGAACATTGATGTTAGTGTGGAGAGTACTAGCCAAGTATACTTCCCAGAATGGATTTATAATCATTTGGATATAGGGGAAGAATTGTATATTCGGATTGAAGAAAAAGGAGATGTTGAGATTGTAAAGAAATTAGCAATTGTGGGACTCTCATGTATTCAATGGTATCCAATGGATCGTCCTTCCATGAAAATTGTAGCTCAAATGTTGGAAGGTAAAGGAGGCAAGTTAACCATACCTCCTAATCCTTTTGCTTCAACAACTCCAACAAAGACAAACTTGAGCAAGCCAAGAAGTGCTTTTCAACAAGAGTTGGCAATCATTTCAGAAGTAGAGTAA